Sequence from the Flavobacterium sp. TR2 genome:
CAACAAATCGGTTTCTGAATTGGAGAATAGGCAGTTTTTTATTTTTCCGTTTGCCGTCAAGCGGATTCGGTTACAGCTATCGCAAAACGGATTTGTTATGGAGCTAATGATTCCGAAATCGCCTTGAAAATCTTTGATTTTATAATTTCGGGCGGTGAAGTTTTTTTCATCTTCCAGTTTTTGAATTTCTTCTGAAGAAAAAACACTTTCAGCTGCAGCTAAGATTTCTTTCTGCGAAACCATTTTACTCCTGTCCCACTCGTTTCCTGCAAAGGGCATAAATTCGATGAAACGGACAGAAATTGGAAGAAATTGCGTCAATTTTACAAAATCGACAATTTCGTTGTCATTAAACCCTTTGATCAAAACCACATTTACTTTTACCTGAAAATCATTTTGGAGAAGCAGATGCAAATTGCCAATCACTTTCTCAAACTGATTTCGAAGCGTTATAGAAGCAAATTTAGACGAAACCAGAGTATCTAGACTCAAATTGATTTTTCTAACTTTAAACCGCTTTAAAGTCTCGATATGACGGTCAATTAAAATTCCGTTTGTCGTTAAGGAAAGTGAAATCTCTAAATCAGATAATTTAGAAACAATTTCAGGAAAATCCTTTCTTAGTAAAGGCTCTCCGCCTGTTAACCTTATTTTGTCAACACCGTTTTTTACGAAAGTCTGGGCAATGGCAAAAATCTCGTCGGCCGTCATCAAACTGGCTTTTGGAGATAATGCAATTCCATCTGCAGGCATACAGTACGTACAGCGCAGGTTGCATTTTTCTAGCAGTGAAATGCGCAGATAATTGTGCTTGCGCCCAAAACCATCCGTCAAAATAGTGTTAGAGGCTGTCATGGTTTTTTCCTTTTAAAATATGAAAAACGTGCATAACGTGAGGAAACACGGCATCCATCGATTCTTTTGCCCCGTTTGTAGAACCCGGCAAGGCCAAAACCAGACTTTTGCCCAAAGTTCCCGCAACACTTCTCGAAAGCATTGCATAAGGCATTCTCTGCTGTCCATAACTGCGAATAGCTTCTTCGATACCAGGAATTCTGCTTTCTAAAATTGGCTCTAAAGCTTCTGGCGTAACATCTCGTGGCGACAAACCCGTTCCTCCCGTAAAAATCACCAGCTGGTTTTCTTTAGCAAGAGCTTTTGTTTTCTCCTGAATAATATCCAGCTCATCCGGAATGATTTCGTAATGAGAAGTCTCCACTCCGTGCAATTCTAATTTTTCGACAATTGCTTTTCCTGAGCGATCTTCTTTATCGCCTGCAAAAATCGAATCGGAACAGACAAAAACCGCTGCTTTTATAGTGTTTGGAAACTTATTTTTGAAAGATGACTTTCCGCCTTCTTTATTGATTAATTTGATGGTTGAAATCTCAATTTCCTTATCTATCGGCTTGAGCATATCGTACATGGTAAGCGCTACAATTGATGCGCCGTGCATTGCTTCTACCTCAACTCCAGTTTTGTAGACCGTTTTTACTTTAAAAATAATCTGAATTTCTAAACCTTCGATATGATATTCAACAGAAGTAAATTCAATAGGAAGCGGATGGCAGTCCGGAATAGACAAATGCGTGTTTTTTACCGCAAATAATCCAGCCGTTTTGGCCATTTCTAAAACATTTCCTTTAGGCACCAAATTATTGACAACGGCATCAATCGTTTCCTGTTTGCTGACTTTTACGATTGCAGTTGCAGTTGCCACTCTTAAAGTGCTTATTTTATGCGTAATATCTACCATTTTATTTTCTTAGGTATTTTGTTTCCAAGTGAAGGTATCATTTTCAAACATTTCTTTGCCAAAAATCGGCACATCGGTTTTAATCCAGTTTACAATAGCTTCTGTCGCTTCGTAAACTTGCTTGCGACGTGTTGCCGAAACAAAAACAAACAGACAGATTTCGCCCGCTTTTACAACGCCTAAGCTGTGATAAATATGCATACAGGTTAAGTCAAATTTAGCGAACGCTTTTTCGCGAATGGCGTACAGTGCTTCATTTGCCATATCTTTATATGCCGAATAATCAATTGCAACGACTGTATTCTCGTGAATAACATCTGCGCGAACTTGCCCTAAAAAGATGTTATGCGCCCCAATAGTATGTTTGGATTGGTGCTTGGCAATCGATTCTGCAATAAATTCAGGAGAAATTGGTCCTTCTACAAATACATTTTTACTCATTTTTTATTTTTTTTTAACAGCCACGAATTCACGAATTTTATTTTTAAAATCTATACGCAAAATATTTGTTTAATTCGTCAATTGCCTCGACAGTTCGTTTTCACTCGAGTCGTAGCTATTCTTTTTACTTAGTACATTTTTCATTGCCAAAGCTCCGCCAGCAATGCTTTTTATATTTTTAAATCGATGCTTTTGAAGCAATTCGGCTGCAATTTTACTTCTAATTCCAGATTGGCAAAAAACATAGATTTTTTGGTTTTTATCCAGTTTTTCAATTTCTTTTTCCAAATGCATCAACGGAATCTGAATTTGATTTTTTATACTGATTTTTGGCGATTCGTCAGTATTTCGGACATCTAGAAAAAGAGCTCCTTCAGTATCTATTTCATTCAATGCAGCTTCAAAATTTATTTCTTCAACTTCGCATTTATTGTATTTTTCTTCGAATGCTTCTCTAGTTATGGCTTCAAAATTGCTTTTTTCAAAATCATACTTTTGCTGTTCATTATTCAAAGTATTATAAACCAATATTTTTCCGCTCAGGACCTTGCCAATTCCCAGAATCATTTTTAGGATTTCATTAGCTTGAAACATCCCGATAATTCCAACCGAAACGCCAAGAACGCCAGCATCTTCACAATTTGCAGCATTCGAATTTTCATCTGGATACAAACATCTGTATGTTGGACCGTTTTGATAATTGAAAACCGATACTTGTCCTTGAAACCTGAAAATAGATCCGTAAACCATTGGCTTCTCTGTCGCCAGGCAGGCATCATTTATTAAATATTTTATTGCAATGTTATCTGTTGCGTCTACTATAATGTCATATTTTTCAAATAGAGAAATAGCATTTTTTCCAGATAATTTTTCAGAAATTGATTTTACTTTAACCAAGGGATTCAAGTCAGAAATCATTGCCTTGGCTTGCTTTGCTTTAGATTTTCCTATAGCGTCAGTTTTGTAGATAACTTGTCTCTGCAAATTCGAAATTTCGATAAGATCATCATCTACAATTCCAATTTCGCCAACTCCAGCTGCAGCGAGATAAGGCAGAATTGCAGCGCCCAAACCTCCAGAGCCAATAACCAAAACTTTTGATTCCAATAATTTTTGCTGACCCGCCTCTCCTATTTCAGGAAGCAAAATCTGTCTATTATATCGTGCAGTTCCACTCATCTTTTAATTTTTTTAGCCTCCTGCAAACGGCGGCAATAAAGCTACGATATCATGTGTCTGCAATGTGTAATCTGCAGTTTTGGGAACTATTTTTTGATTGACCGCAACACTGAAAGTCAGCGATTCAAACTCATATTTTTTGTTTAAATCCTGCAATAGTTTTTGCAATGATAATTCTTCTGAAAAAGACAATTTTTCGAATTCACATTTTGTTTTTTCAGCAACAGCTCCAAAATATTTTACCTCAATCATTTTTATAAATTTAAATTCTGAAAAATAAATTCGTCATCAAAGTGTTCTTGAAAATACGAGATCCAGCTTGATGTATTTCTCACTACTTCGCCAATGACAATTATTGCCGGCGATGCTATTTGTTTTTCAGCTACCAATTTAGTGATTGTATTGATAGTTCCTATCACTTTTTGTTCTGAATTTTTCGTTCCGTTCTGGATAATGGCAATGGGCAGATCGTCATTTCTGTTTTGCTGATAGATCGAAATGATTTCGTCCAATTTATGCATCCCCATTAAAATAACAACTGTTGCCGCCGATTTTGATGCCAACAGAATATCGTTTGATAATTTATGGTCTGAAGTAGTTCCTGTAATTACCCAAAAACTTTCGGCTACTTTGCGCTGGGTCAAACTGATTCCAACTGAAGCAGGAACTCCTAAAGCAGATGAAATTCCAGGGACAATTGCGGTTTCGATTCCGAAATCTTCTGCAAATTCGATTTCCTCGCTTCCTCTCCCAAACACAAACGGATCGCCGCCTTTTAAACGAACCACGTGTCCGTGAGCTTTTGCCATAGAAACAATTAAATCATTAATCTGATCTTGCGTATAAGCATGACAGCCTAAACGCTTTCCAACAAAAACAATTTCTGCATTTGATGCATATTCTAATAGTTCTTCGTTGACCAAGGCATCATATAAAACCACATCAGCGCTTTTTAATGCTTTTATTGCTTTCATTGTAATCAATTCAGCGTCGCCTGGACCTGCGCCTACAATGGTCAATTTTGGTGTTTTTAAATTTCGCATAATCCTTAACTTAAATTGATATTCAAATCGTTTAATTCGTCGGCAGAATTAATATTGGTCAAAGGAAAATTTTCACTTTCTTCTATATTGATAATCTGATGAGGCAGTTTTGCCAGCAAATCCATTATTTTTAATTCATTAGCATCGATGGCTTCTTTTATAGTCGAAACGATATTTTTTGAATAGATCCCAATTAATGGATGCGTTTTGCTTTCGGAGGCAAAAACTGTAATTCCAGCTTCTTGGGTATGCTTTGAAATTAATTCCTGCAATAATTCGGTTGAAATTAACGGAATATCACAGCTTAAAATCAGATTGAATTCGGTTTCTGAATGCGATAATGCGGTATAAATTCCACCGAGCGGACCTTTATCTAAAATTAAATCTGGTATTTTTTCGTATGCTAAATAATCATATTCTTTTGATGCCGTAATCAGTTTTATCTGATCTGTTATTGGCAAAATCGCCTGAATGATGTGTTCTATAAATGGTTTATCCTGAAACAAAACCAATCCTTTCTCTGATTGCATTCTGGTGCTTTTTCCTCCGCAAAGAATAAATACTGTTAGTGTTTCCATGGTCGTTTTTTGTTTCAGGTTTCAAGTTTTCTTTGTTTCAGGTTTCATGGTTTGCCAGGCTGAGCGTCCCGAAACTTCGGGAGAAGCCCACATTCCAATTGGAGCGCCCTTCGACTTCGCTCAGGGTGACAATCTTTATTTAAGTTTCAGGTTTTGCCAATCTATGTCTCCAGCGGTTGAAACCGCTGGCTATGTTTATATGGCTTCCTTTAACATTTGATCTTCAAATATAGCCCAAGGTTTCAACCTCTGGAGCACCCCAATAAGCAAATCAATTTTTCAAGGAAAAATCAATTTAATGCTTGCCATTAAAATCACTGTTCCTAAAACCATTTTTAATGTTCTGTTTGAGAAGGAACCGCTGCCGTAAAACCCTCCTAACATTCCTCCTACAACCGCAATTGGAACTAAATAAAAACTTTCCATCGGAATTGTTTTTCCTCCTAAAAAGAATCCCAGCATTCCGGCAAATGAATTCACAAAAATGAATAAACTCGAAATCGCTGCCGATTCTTTGACTGAGGCCCATCCTAAAAATAACAGAATCGGACTTAAAATAATTCCGCCTCCAATTCCTAACATTCCTGATAATAATCCGATGACAAATCCAATTGCTAGGGCAAACGGAAGGTTGATTTTTACTTCTTCTTTTTCTTTAAAATTAAATACTCCAAACAACCTCAGCGCTGCAAAAACCAATACAATTCCTAAAACAATTTTATAAACTGCATTCTCTAAAGTTATAAACCCACCAATAAACGCTGCCGGAATTGATGCAATGGCAAACGGATAAAACAGCTTGGGTTTGAAATAATTATTCTTGTAATAAAACAGAAACGAAATGCTCGAAACAAACAAATTCAGCAGCAAAGCCGATGGTTTCATGATCGAAACCGGAAAAGCAAAAATGCTCATCAAAGCCAAATATCCAGAAGCTCCTCCGTGCCCAACGCTTGAATATAAAAATGCAATGACTATTAAGGCAAAACTAAACAATAGTATATTTTCTGAATTTAGGAGGCTCATTTTGCTTTTTGTTTTATTTGTTTTATTTGTTTCAAGTTTCAGGTTTCAAGTTTCAGTTTCAAGTTTCAGGTTTCAGTTTCAAGTTTCAGGTTTCAGGTTTCAAGTTTCTCCCGAAGCTTCGGGATCAAGTTTCAGGTTTATCGCTGTGTGTTTTTATTTATATAGCGCTCTTTATTTTTTATCTAAATTTATTTCTAAGAGTCATTAATCAATTGGTAAAATTGTTACTGACGCACCTTTTTTAATGCTTTCAGTATCATGCGGGACAATGACCAAACCATTTGCTACAGCAAAAGAATTCAGCATTGAAGATCCCTGTCCTTGTAAGATTTCAACGCTAGTTTCATTGTATAATGCTTTCAAGAAAAGAGTTTTTCCCGTATCATTTGCTATTGCATTATCTAATTTTCGAACAATTTTTGGCAAATGCGTATTAGAAAACCCCATTTTGTTTTTGACTGCAGGATATACGTAAATATAAAAATTAGTCAGTGACGAAGCTGGGTTTCCTGGCAATGCAAAAACCAGCGTATCTTTTTTGGCGCCAAAAAACATCGGTTTTCCGGGTTTCTGATTGATCTTGTAAAAAAGCTCTTCTACGCCATTTTTCAACAATGCCTCTTTCACAAAATCATAATCTCCAACTGAAATGCCGCCAGAAACCAAAACAATATCATTCTTTTTAAGAATTGATTTCAATGCTTGCTTAGTCGCTTTTAAATTGTCTTTAACTGTATGAATTTTAATTTTATCAATTCCGATAGTTTGCAAAGCAGCTTGCAGCATAACGGAGTTGCTTTCGTATATTTTTCCTTTTGAAAGTTTTTTTCCTAGCTTTACCAATTCATTCCCTGTGACTAAAATTGCCACTTTCGGCTTTTTATAAACTGTAATTTCTGTTATTCCTAAACACGCTAAAAAGCCAATTGCGGCAGGAGTAATTAAGGTATTAGCGTCAAAAACAACATCTTCCTCATTAATTTGTTCCCCTTTACCTCTTACATTGGAAAAAGGTTCTGGCATTTTTGCAATCAAAATCGAATCTCCGTTTACCATCACGTCTTCCTGCATTACTACCGTATCTGCACTGTTTGGAACGTATGCGCCTGTAAATATGCGTACAGCTTGATTTTCTTTTAATTTTATATTGGCATGATCTCCTGCCTGAGAAATTCCGACTACATCAAATTGATGTCTTCGCGAATGGATAAAAGCATAACCATCCATTGCTGACTGGCGAAACGGAGGCATCGAAATTGGCGAATAAATTGTTTCTGCCAAAATATATCCCAGTGCCTTACGCACAGAAATTTTTTGAGTTGACAAAGTTGAACTATTTGCAGCGACAATTTCTAAAGCTTCTTTTACTTCTATCATTTCTGTTAATTATAAAACTAAATAATAATACTTGATAAAAATATAAGTATTTATCGTTAGGTTGGTTAAAAAATTTATTATTTCTTTTGGTACTATAAAATTACTCTAATTTATTCAAAATCAACTTTAAAATTTTAGCGTAGATTTTACAAATAAATAGGCAAAACATTCATTTAAGGCTTTTTTGGCTCGTTTAAACCATTAAAAAATCTTTATAGAGTTATTTTAAAGCTTCAAAACAAACGTAAAAATACTACAATTTAGGTTCGGAAATAAAATTCTTTTTAACATTTTTACAGAACCTAAATTTCTTATGATACGCCTGAAAATAAGGCATGAACATAAATCCTCCATTTATTTCGGTCCTCACAGCAGCATATTTTTCAAAAAAAACTTCACAAACTTTTGGTTTTTATTATATAAAATTTAACTTTGTCTATAGGATTAGTAGAGTTTAAAATAATATTTCAAACCATAAAAACTATTATTGTGAAAACAACAGAAAGCATATTACATTTCATTCTTCCTAAAAAGTACACTTATAACACTTTTTGTTATATGTGTATCTGTTGTTAATACTCTGCTTTTATTCTTTTTGCTTTGAGGTTTTGCATCAAAGTAAATTTCTAAGAAAACACCACCAAAAATATTTTACTGAATTTAAACCAAAAATCTCTCCTATGCCCGTAAGTGCATTGGACGGATTCTTGAAATGATACCTATTATCCAACAAATTAAATGACTAACAACTAAAAAAATCAAAAATGAAAATAATGCAAACGTGTTGCTGTAAATAAAAAAAGCCATTTCTGCGGCAACAGAAATGGCGAGGCTTAAAGAATATTTATCACTAAATCAAGAACACTTTTAGAGTGCTGTATAAACAGTGCTCAGGGCGTCTTGTTAATTACTTAAAACCAATACAAAGAAATGAAAAAAAAGTTAAACATATACATACTGCTGTTTCTACTCTTCATAACGGCAGGAATACAAGCCCAAAATACTACCCCGCTTATTCAGTCAAAATTGGATGGAACTGTTGTAGATGCTATTACAAATCAACCTGTTATAGGAGCTTCAGTTACCATTAAAGGAACAACTCACGGTGTAGTTACAGATGCTGAAGGAAAATTTTATTTTCAGACAGGACAAAAATTCCCTTATACGTTGATTGTAAGCTACATTGGATATAAAAAACTGGAAGTAATTGTAGAGAAAAATCCAGTTATCATTAATCTTAAAGAAGAGCGTCAGGAACTAGATGAATTGGTAGTTGTGGGATACGGAACCCAAAAGAGAAAAGACATTACGGGTTCTGTAGCTTCAGTTCCAAAAGCCAATTTATCTCAAGTGACTTCTTCTGCCGATAATCTTTTAAGAGGTGCCGTTGCAGGAGTTGTAGTTACGCAAAGTTCAGGTCGCCCGGGTGCATCTTCGAGTGTCCGCATACGTGGAGGAAACTCTATTACTGCTGGTAATGAGCCTCTGTATGTTGTTGACGGAATTTTAATTTACAATGACAACAGCAACAGTGGCGCGGGCGTGACCTATGCGGGTGCAACTGTAAACGTTCTTTCTACTATAAATCCAGCCGATATTGAGTCTATCGAGGTTCTAAAAGACGCTTCGGCAACTGCAATTTATGGTTCTCGCGGTGCGAATGGGGTGGTCATTATTACAACTAAAAAAGGAACAAAAGGTCAAGATAACATTTCATATCAAGGCTATTTCGGATTCCAAAATATTTCAAAAAAACTTAAGCTGATGAATGCCAGCGAATGGGCAAGTTTAAGAAACGACGTTCAGGCAAGCATTGGCCAAGCTCCTTCTTTTTCTCCTCAACAAATTGAAGCGTTAAAAACTTCTGGGAACTACGATTGGCAGTCTGCAGCATTCGTAACTGCTGCTCCGGTACAAAACCATAATCTATCTTTTTCTGGCGGAGACGAGAAATCAAGATATGCTGTTTCTGCTGGATATTTTGATCAAGACGGTATTGTTTTAGGCTCTGATTTTAAACGTATTTCGCTTCGAGCAAACTATGAACGAAATTATTCTCAAAAATTCAAATTCGGCGTAAATGCCAATTATACCAATTCTATTGCAAATGGCGTAGGCACAAATGGAGGCGCTTCTGCCGGAAGAAATCCAAATCCGCTTGTTAGTGTCGTTTTGACCGCTCCTGTTGTTCCTATCAAAAATGCAGACGGAACCTATAATGTAACCAATAATCCTTATGCGACTTCTGTAAATGGCTATGTCCCAAATCCGATTAACGATTTGGAAAATACAATCAACGAAACGAAGCTAAACCGAACTCTAACCAGTTTATTTGGCGAGTACAAATTCAATAAAGAACTGACTGCCAAAGTTGCTGTAAGCGGGGATGTTTTAAATACGAAACAAAATTATTATGCTCCTTCAAACACCACTACTGGCGCAGGAACAAAAGGATTGGCTTCTATTGGAGAAAGACAGGTAAGTTCTGTTTTGAATGAAAACACACTGAATTACAACACACATTTTGGCGAAAACCATAAATTCTCAGCTTTGGGAGGTTACACGCTACAGTACACAAAAGGCGAAGTTGTAAATGCTGGCGCTCAAACTTTTGTTAATGATGCCAATACTTACAATGCGCTTCAAGATGGTGTAGCGGTAAAACCTTATAGTGAAGCTTACGAAAGTGTTTTGAAATCTTGGCTGGCTAGAATAAACTATTCGTATAAAGGAAAATACAATTTTACCCTATCAGGAAGAGCAGACGGTTCTTCTAGATTTGGTTCTGAATCACTTTGGGGCTACTTTCCTTCTGCTGGATTTTCTTGGAATATTACAGACGAAGAATTTGCCAACAACATTAAAGGCGTAACCGAAGCAAAACTTAGAATTACAGCAGGAACAACAGGAAACCAAGAAATTGGAAACTATCTTCCTCTGGCTTCAATGGGATCTGTAAATTATTCTTTTGGAGGAACATTGTACACAGGTCTGGCCCCTACCCGACTGGCAAACCCTGATTTGAGATGGGAAAAAACAAATCAGTATAATGTTGGATTGGATTTGTCTTTACTAGACCGAAGAATCAATTTTGTTTTTGATGTGTATTATAAAAAGACAAAAGATTTATTGATCAACGTTCCTGTGCCATTGAGTTCAGGTTATGCAACAGTGCTTCAAAACATTGGTGGCGTTGAAAATAAAGGTTTTGAGGTTGGTTTAACAACTGAAAACATTAAAACAGAAAACTTCGCTTGGAACTCCAACATCGTGTTTTCTTTAAACCGAAATAAAGTTACAGAAATTGGAAATGGCGTAGATCAGTTTTTCCCTGTCGTGCCAAACGGTTCTTTGTTGCAGCAGCAGCCCGTTACTGTAAAAGTAGGACTGCCTTTGGGAACTTTCTGGGGATATAAAACCAACGGAATTTTCCAGACTCAGGAAGAAGTTAACACGCAGCCAAAAATCAACAGTTTGGCAAATACGAAAGTGGGAGACAGAAAATATGTAGATACCAATGGAGATGGCGTAATTACCGCTCTCGACAAAGGAAATTTAGGCACTTCCCAACCCAAATTTGTCGGAAGTTTTAGCAACACGGTTTCGTACAACGATTTTGATCTGAATTTCTCTTTTCAAGGAGCTTATGGCGGAAAAATATTCAATGCTTTAAATCAGCAGTTAGAAATTTCTACACTTGGAACTAATGCCGCAGCCACTCTGAATGACCGCTGGACACCAACAAATCCAAGTAATGAAATTCCGAGAGCTTCAAGTTCTCCGTTAGGAATCGTTTCTGAACGCTATGTAGAAGATGCTTCTTTCTTACGATTAAAATTAATCACCTTAGGATACACTTTACCAAAAAGCGTTTCTAAAAAATTGGGAACAAAAAGCGTAAAAATCTACATCTCAGCAGAAAACCTAATTACATGGACCAAATACACTGGCTATGATCCAGAGGTAAGTTCATACGAACAAAACAACTTATATCCGGGAATTGACTTTGGCTCTTATCCAAACTCCAAAACATTCATCTCGGGCTTGAACGTAACTTTTTAAGTAAAAAAATATCAAAATGAAAAAGATAATCATAACATTCCTTTTAAGTGCCGGTCTATTGGCATCGTGCACCGATCTTGAGGTAACGCCTACCTCTTTTGTCACAGAAGACAATTATTTTGTCACTCAAGATGATGCTACTGCAAGTGTAACCGCTGTTTACGCCTCTTTAAGCCTTGATCCGGGCGAACAGAGTTTATTTGGCCGAAATCTCTATTTCTTAACCGACATGGGATCTGATTACGCAGCTGCAGGAGTTTCTGCTACAAACCCGCAAGTTAGGGCAATGAGCAGTTTGACGCACGATGCTACTAACGACCGCGTTCAGGTAGCATGGAGACAAATTTACAATGGAATTAATCGAGCCAACGTTTCGATTGACAATATTCCGAAAGTATCTGGCTCAGAAGTCATCAAGACGAGATTGATCAATGAAGCAAAATTCATTAGAGCATTGCTATATTTTCAGGCAGTTCGTCTTTGGGGCGGAGTTCCGATTGTGCTGCATGAAGCGACTTCTATCAATTTAGGAGATTTAAAAACAAATCGTTCCACAGCTGACGAAGTTTACAATCAAATCATTAAAGACTTGACTGATGCTGAAGCTTTACCCAAAACATACACAGCGGCAGATGCTGGACGCGCTACTTCGGGAGCTGCAAAAGCTATTTTGGCAAAAGTATATCTGACTAGAAAAGACTGGCCAAATGCAATTGCAAAATCAAGAGAAGTTATAAACGGCGGTTATGGATATGCCTTATTTGAAGATTTTCAGGATATATTCACTAAAACCAAAAAGAACGGGAAAGAGCATATTTTCTCTGTTCAATTTGAGCCAAATCAAGCTGGAAATGGTTCTAGCGGAAGCACTTTTCAAGCTACTTCTTTTACTGGATTTACAGCAACAGAACCGGCAGATATTGTCTCAGACGTTGCTTTGTTTTACGATATCTATGCCCCTGGAGAC
This genomic interval carries:
- the moaCB gene encoding bifunctional molybdenum cofactor biosynthesis protein MoaC/MoaB, which gives rise to MVDITHKISTLRVATATAIVKVSKQETIDAVVNNLVPKGNVLEMAKTAGLFAVKNTHLSIPDCHPLPIEFTSVEYHIEGLEIQIIFKVKTVYKTGVEVEAMHGASIVALTMYDMLKPIDKEIEISTIKLINKEGGKSSFKNKFPNTIKAAVFVCSDSIFAGDKEDRSGKAIVEKLELHGVETSHYEIIPDELDIIQEKTKALAKENQLVIFTGGTGLSPRDVTPEALEPILESRIPGIEEAIRSYGQQRMPYAMLSRSVAGTLGKSLVLALPGSTNGAKESMDAVFPHVMHVFHILKGKNHDSL
- a CDS encoding sulfite exporter TauE/SafE family protein translates to MSLLNSENILLFSFALIVIAFLYSSVGHGGASGYLALMSIFAFPVSIMKPSALLLNLFVSSISFLFYYKNNYFKPKLFYPFAIASIPAAFIGGFITLENAVYKIVLGIVLVFAALRLFGVFNFKEKEEVKINLPFALAIGFVIGLLSGMLGIGGGIILSPILLFLGWASVKESAAISSLFIFVNSFAGMLGFFLGGKTIPMESFYLVPIAVVGGMLGGFYGSGSFSNRTLKMVLGTVILMASIKLIFP
- the moaA gene encoding GTP 3',8-cyclase MoaA translates to MTASNTILTDGFGRKHNYLRISLLEKCNLRCTYCMPADGIALSPKASLMTADEIFAIAQTFVKNGVDKIRLTGGEPLLRKDFPEIVSKLSDLEISLSLTTNGILIDRHIETLKRFKVRKINLSLDTLVSSKFASITLRNQFEKVIGNLHLLLQNDFQVKVNVVLIKGFNDNEIVDFVKLTQFLPISVRFIEFMPFAGNEWDRSKMVSQKEILAAAESVFSSEEIQKLEDEKNFTARNYKIKDFQGDFGIISSITNPFCDSCNRIRLTANGKIKNCLFSNSETDLLTAFRNGESIASLIAASIQNKKEVRAGMSTVSEINDPSLHSDNRSMIAIGG
- a CDS encoding molybdenum cofactor guanylyltransferase, which translates into the protein METLTVFILCGGKSTRMQSEKGLVLFQDKPFIEHIIQAILPITDQIKLITASKEYDYLAYEKIPDLILDKGPLGGIYTALSHSETEFNLILSCDIPLISTELLQELISKHTQEAGITVFASESKTHPLIGIYSKNIVSTIKEAIDANELKIMDLLAKLPHQIINIEESENFPLTNINSADELNDLNINLS
- a CDS encoding molybdenum cofactor biosynthesis protein MoaE gives rise to the protein MSKNVFVEGPISPEFIAESIAKHQSKHTIGAHNIFLGQVRADVIHENTVVAIDYSAYKDMANEALYAIREKAFAKFDLTCMHIYHSLGVVKAGEICLFVFVSATRRKQVYEATEAIVNWIKTDVPIFGKEMFENDTFTWKQNT
- the glp gene encoding gephyrin-like molybdotransferase Glp, with product MIEVKEALEIVAANSSTLSTQKISVRKALGYILAETIYSPISMPPFRQSAMDGYAFIHSRRHQFDVVGISQAGDHANIKLKENQAVRIFTGAYVPNSADTVVMQEDVMVNGDSILIAKMPEPFSNVRGKGEQINEEDVVFDANTLITPAAIGFLACLGITEITVYKKPKVAILVTGNELVKLGKKLSKGKIYESNSVMLQAALQTIGIDKIKIHTVKDNLKATKQALKSILKKNDIVLVSGGISVGDYDFVKEALLKNGVEELFYKINQKPGKPMFFGAKKDTLVFALPGNPASSLTNFYIYVYPAVKNKMGFSNTHLPKIVRKLDNAIANDTGKTLFLKALYNETSVEILQGQGSSMLNSFAVANGLVIVPHDTESIKKGASVTILPID
- the cobA gene encoding uroporphyrinogen-III C-methyltransferase, which gives rise to MRNLKTPKLTIVGAGPGDAELITMKAIKALKSADVVLYDALVNEELLEYASNAEIVFVGKRLGCHAYTQDQINDLIVSMAKAHGHVVRLKGGDPFVFGRGSEEIEFAEDFGIETAIVPGISSALGVPASVGISLTQRKVAESFWVITGTTSDHKLSNDILLASKSAATVVILMGMHKLDEIISIYQQNRNDDLPIAIIQNGTKNSEQKVIGTINTITKLVAEKQIASPAIIVIGEVVRNTSSWISYFQEHFDDEFIFQNLNL
- a CDS encoding MoaD/ThiS family protein, which gives rise to MIEVKYFGAVAEKTKCEFEKLSFSEELSLQKLLQDLNKKYEFESLTFSVAVNQKIVPKTADYTLQTHDIVALLPPFAGG
- the moeB gene encoding HesA/MoeB/ThiF family protein: MSGTARYNRQILLPEIGEAGQQKLLESKVLVIGSGGLGAAILPYLAAAGVGEIGIVDDDLIEISNLQRQVIYKTDAIGKSKAKQAKAMISDLNPLVKVKSISEKLSGKNAISLFEKYDIIVDATDNIAIKYLINDACLATEKPMVYGSIFRFQGQVSVFNYQNGPTYRCLYPDENSNAANCEDAGVLGVSVGIIGMFQANEILKMILGIGKVLSGKILVYNTLNNEQQKYDFEKSNFEAITREAFEEKYNKCEVEEINFEAALNEIDTEGALFLDVRNTDESPKISIKNQIQIPLMHLEKEIEKLDKNQKIYVFCQSGIRSKIAAELLQKHRFKNIKSIAGGALAMKNVLSKKNSYDSSENELSRQLTN